A DNA window from Helianthus annuus cultivar XRQ/B chromosome 15, HanXRQr2.0-SUNRISE, whole genome shotgun sequence contains the following coding sequences:
- the LOC110912618 gene encoding probable cinnamyl alcohol dehydrogenase, protein MEGRKVTGWAARDSSGILSPYSFNLRKTGPEDVVFKVLYCGVDHTDLHQVRNEIHMTTYPLVPGHEVVGEVIEVGPEVKKFGVGDVVGVGCMVGSCGECTRCKTNKEQYCNNMVFTYNAIYKDGSFTQGGFSSAMIVHQNYVVNIPEKLAPEQAAPLLCAGVTAYSPLKQFIGSKKAIKAGILGLGGVGHLGVLIAKAMGHHVTIISSSDKKREEALTDLGADCFLVSSNSAEMNKLKNSLDYILDTVPVNHQLQDYIPLLDVQGKILVVGAVPEPLQFSASGLILGGASISGSFIGSTQETQEILDFWVEKGLKTKIEVVKMDYVNKAFERMEKNDVRYRFVLDVAGSNLE, encoded by the exons ATGGAGGGAAGAAAAGTTACCGGTTGGGCAGCCAGAGACTCATCTGGCATCCTTTCTCCTTACTCTTTCAACCTCAG GAAAACAGGCCCAGAAGACGTCGTGTTCAAGGTCTTATATTGTGGTGTAGACCACACTGATCTTCATCAAGTCAGGAATGAAATTCACATGACTACCTACCCTTTGGTTCCAGG GCATGAAGTGGTGGGAGAAGTTATTGAGGTGGGCCCAGAGGTGAAAAAATTCGGTGTAGGTGACGTAGTGGGGGTCGGGTGTATGGTAGGATCTTGTGGGGAATGCACGCGCTGTAAAACGAACAAAGAACAATACTGCAACAACATGGTGTTCACTTACAATGCCATCTATAAAGACGGAAGCTTTACACAAGGAGGCTTCTCTTCTGCCATGATAGTCCATCAAAA CTATGTAGTTAACATACCAGAAAAGCTAGCCCCAGAGCAGGCTGCACCGCTACTATGTGCAGGAGTGACGGCTTACAGTCCGTTAAAACAGTTCATCGGCTCCAAAAAGGCTATAAAAGCAGGAATCTTGGGTTTGGGTGGAGTTGGTCATCTTGGTGTTTTAATTGCAAAAGCAATGGGTCACCATGTGACTATCATCAGTTCTTCTGATAAGAAGCGAGAAGAGGCATTGACCGATTTGGGTGCTGATTGTTTCTTAGTGAGCTCGAATTCCGCTGAAATGAATAAACTAAAAAACAGCCTTGATTATATTCTAGACACTGTACCAGTTAATCATCAGTTACAAGATTACATACCTCTTCTTGATGTTCAAGGAAAGATACTTGTTGTCGGTGCTGTTCCTGAGCCGCTGCAGTTCAGTGCCTCCGGTTTGATTTTAG GGGGGGCGTCGATAAGTGGAAGTTTCATCGGAAGCACACAAGAGACACAAGAGATACTCGACTTTTGGGTCGAAAAGGGTTTGAAGACAAAGATAGAAGTGGTGAAGATGGATTATGTGAACAAAGCATTTGAAAGAATGGAGAAAAACGACGTGAGGTACCGGTTTGTGCTGGATGTGGCTGGGAGCAATCTTGAGTGA